In the Hippoglossus stenolepis isolate QCI-W04-F060 chromosome 14, HSTE1.2, whole genome shotgun sequence genome, one interval contains:
- the gatad2ab gene encoding GATA zinc finger domain containing 2Ab isoform X4 produces MSEEAVRLTRSQKRALEKDSATPTGPLGDMDGKRVKLDGEDSAGSPPDLVGSGAEGVKLKSDQAAKVATSILKAGEVKATIKVEVQTRDEPVDMSTSKSDIKKERQPPSPDDVIVLSDNEPSSPLMNGHCFTKTDTDKLMKSSPEERERIIKTLKEELRLQEAKLVLLKKLRQSQIQKESNVQKATGSVATPPPLVRGSITSSKGPLQMIGRSSGTVIPPPLVRGGQHVPSKHNSQIVMPPLVRGAQPIAVTPQQIASLRQHQHQHSGSGPPPLLLAPRASVPNVQVQGQRIIQQGLIRVANVANSNIMVNIPQASPTSLKGSSMSPNSNINDSPASRQAAAKLALRKQLEKTLLEIPPPKPPAPEFNFLPSAANNEFIYLLGLEEVVQKLLEMHGRGNLGPAAAMASSIPKEPYTCAQCKTDFTSRWRKEKAGTILCDQCMSSNQKKALKAEHTTRLKAAFVKALQQEQEIEQRILQQAASSSSSSHSKNTSSSSSMSKSEVLISQQYKQVRAAMQHRPVSAHHSTIKQSQLSHSIQSAVRSRGVVHSFTSSQLHNSVSAALGSRPGKHAAARLLQQGAKVSAGSSSSSSHQANVAAWRKQNIGNAGVSMAYVNPSLSAHKTTSAVERQREYLLDMIPSRSISQAANTWK; encoded by the exons ATGTCAGAGGAGGCAGTGCGTCTAACACGCAGCCAGAAGCGGGCTCTGGAGAAGGACAGTGCAACCCCTACTGGGCCCCTCGGGGACATGGACGGCAAAAGAGTGAAGCTGGATGGGGAAGACTCAGCTGGATCTCCCCCGGACCTGGTGGGATCTGGAGCCGAAGGTGTCAAGCTAAAGAGTGATCAGGCTGCAAAGGTAGCAACCAGTATCCTGAAGGCTGGAGAAGTGAAGGCCACCATCAAGGTGGAGGTGCAGACCAGAGACGAGCCCGTCGACATGAGTACATCCAAAAG TGACATAAAGAAAGAGCGGCAGCCACCATCACCAGATGATGTGATTGTGTTATCGGACAACGAGCCATCCAGTCCTCTCATGAACGGACACTGCTTCACAAAGACTGACACAGATAAACTGATG AAGAGTTCTCCAGAAGAGAGGGAGCGCATCATCAAAACGCTGAAGGAAGAACTGAGACTCCAAGAGGCCAAACTAGTGCTGCTTAAGAAACTACGACAGAGCCAGATCCAGAAGGAGAGCAATGTGCAGAAG GCGACTGGCTCAGTAgccactcctcctcctttggTTAGAGGAAGCATCACATCAAGCAAAGGACCCCTCCAG ATGATAGGTCGCAGCTCAGGCACGGTGATCCCTCCTCCATTAGTGAGGGGTGGGCAACATGTCCCGTCCAAACACAACTCTCAGATTGTCATGCCACCTCTGGTCAGAGGAGCCCAG CCTATTGCAGTTACTCCTCAACAGATAGCCAGTCTAcgtcagcatcagcatcagcacagCGGCTCAGGCCCCCCTCCACTCTTGCTGGCACCGAGGGCTTCTGTGCCCAATGTCCAGGTCCAGGGCCAGAGGATCATTCAGCAGGGACTCATACGGGTGGCTAATGTGGCCAACAGTAATATCATGGTCAACATCCCTCAG GCCTCTCCAACCAGCCTCAAGGGCTCTTCGATGTCACCTAACTCGAACATCAATGACTCACCAGCCAGCCGACAGGCGGCTGCCAAGCTCGCTCTGCGTAAACAGTTGGAGAAGACTCTACTGGAGATTCCTCCACCCAAACCTCCTGCCCCAGAGTTCAACTTCCTGCCTTCGGCAGCGAATAATGAGTTCATCTACTTATTGGGGTTAGAAGAGGTGGTGCAAAAACTTCTGGAGATGCACGGCAGGG GCAATCTGGGCCCTGCTGCTGCTATGGCCAGCTCCATTCCCAAAGAGCCATACACCTGTGCCCAGTGTAAGACAGACTTTACCTCCCgctggagaaaagagaaggcTGGGACCATCCTGTGTGACCAATGCATGTCATCTAATCAGAAGAAGGCCTTAAAGGCTGAGCACACCACTCGTCTGAAGGCAGCCTTTGTTAAAGCACTCCAACAGGAGCAGGAGATTGAACAGCGCATCCTGCAGCAGgcagcctcttcttcttcctcctctcactctaaaaacacctcatcctcctcttctatGTCCAAGAGTGAGGTGCTGATTTCCCAGCAGTACAAGCAGGTCAGGGCTGCCATGCAGCACAGACCAGTGTCTGCCCACCACTCCACCATTAAGCAG AGTCAGCTGTCACACAGCATCCAGTCTGCGGTGAGGTCTCGTGGTGTGGTCCACTCATTCACCTCCTCTCAGCTGCACAACTCGGTGTCAGCAGCGCTGGGAAGCAGGCCAGGTAAGCATGCTGCAGCACGTCTGCTGCAGCAGGGGGCAAAGGTCAGcgccggcagcagcagcagcagcagtcaccAGGCCAACGTGGCTGCCTGGAGGAAGCAGAACATTGGCAACGCAG GTGTGTCCATGGCCTATGTGAACCCCAGCTTGTCTGCTCATAAGACCACCTCTGCTGTGGAGCGCCAGCGAGAGTACCTGCTGGACATGATTCCCTCCCGTTCTATCTCCCAAGCAGCCAACACATGGAAATAA
- the gatad2ab gene encoding GATA zinc finger domain containing 2Ab isoform X3: MRSAPFSLPQPWHHLSWSLPPLLAWVRAAMSEEAVRLTRSQKRALEKDSATPTGPLGDMDGKRVKLDGEDSAGSPPDLVGSGAEGVKLKSDQAAKVATSILKAGEVKATIKVEVQTRDEPVDMSTSKSDIKKERQPPSPDDVIVLSDNEPSSPLMNGHCFTKTDTDKLMKSSPEERERIIKTLKEELRLQEAKLVLLKKLRQSQIQKESNVQKMIGRSSGTVIPPPLVRGGQHVPSKHNSQIVMPPLVRGAQPIAVTPQQIASLRQHQHQHSGSGPPPLLLAPRASVPNVQVQGQRIIQQGLIRVANVANSNIMVNIPQASPTSLKGSSMSPNSNINDSPASRQAAAKLALRKQLEKTLLEIPPPKPPAPEFNFLPSAANNEFIYLLGLEEVVQKLLEMHGRGNLGPAAAMASSIPKEPYTCAQCKTDFTSRWRKEKAGTILCDQCMSSNQKKALKAEHTTRLKAAFVKALQQEQEIEQRILQQAASSSSSSHSKNTSSSSSMSKSEVLISQQYKQVRAAMQHRPVSAHHSTIKQSQLSHSIQSAVRSRGVVHSFTSSQLHNSVSAALGSRPGKHAAARLLQQGAKVSAGSSSSSSHQANVAAWRKQNIGNAGVSMAYVNPSLSAHKTTSAVERQREYLLDMIPSRSISQAANTWK; this comes from the exons ATGCGCTCTGCACCCTTCTCCCTCCCCCAACCATGGCACCACCTCAGCTGGTCCCTGCCCCCACTCCTAGCCTG GGTGAGAGCAGCCATGTCAGAGGAGGCAGTGCGTCTAACACGCAGCCAGAAGCGGGCTCTGGAGAAGGACAGTGCAACCCCTACTGGGCCCCTCGGGGACATGGACGGCAAAAGAGTGAAGCTGGATGGGGAAGACTCAGCTGGATCTCCCCCGGACCTGGTGGGATCTGGAGCCGAAGGTGTCAAGCTAAAGAGTGATCAGGCTGCAAAGGTAGCAACCAGTATCCTGAAGGCTGGAGAAGTGAAGGCCACCATCAAGGTGGAGGTGCAGACCAGAGACGAGCCCGTCGACATGAGTACATCCAAAAG TGACATAAAGAAAGAGCGGCAGCCACCATCACCAGATGATGTGATTGTGTTATCGGACAACGAGCCATCCAGTCCTCTCATGAACGGACACTGCTTCACAAAGACTGACACAGATAAACTGATG AAGAGTTCTCCAGAAGAGAGGGAGCGCATCATCAAAACGCTGAAGGAAGAACTGAGACTCCAAGAGGCCAAACTAGTGCTGCTTAAGAAACTACGACAGAGCCAGATCCAGAAGGAGAGCAATGTGCAGAAG ATGATAGGTCGCAGCTCAGGCACGGTGATCCCTCCTCCATTAGTGAGGGGTGGGCAACATGTCCCGTCCAAACACAACTCTCAGATTGTCATGCCACCTCTGGTCAGAGGAGCCCAG CCTATTGCAGTTACTCCTCAACAGATAGCCAGTCTAcgtcagcatcagcatcagcacagCGGCTCAGGCCCCCCTCCACTCTTGCTGGCACCGAGGGCTTCTGTGCCCAATGTCCAGGTCCAGGGCCAGAGGATCATTCAGCAGGGACTCATACGGGTGGCTAATGTGGCCAACAGTAATATCATGGTCAACATCCCTCAG GCCTCTCCAACCAGCCTCAAGGGCTCTTCGATGTCACCTAACTCGAACATCAATGACTCACCAGCCAGCCGACAGGCGGCTGCCAAGCTCGCTCTGCGTAAACAGTTGGAGAAGACTCTACTGGAGATTCCTCCACCCAAACCTCCTGCCCCAGAGTTCAACTTCCTGCCTTCGGCAGCGAATAATGAGTTCATCTACTTATTGGGGTTAGAAGAGGTGGTGCAAAAACTTCTGGAGATGCACGGCAGGG GCAATCTGGGCCCTGCTGCTGCTATGGCCAGCTCCATTCCCAAAGAGCCATACACCTGTGCCCAGTGTAAGACAGACTTTACCTCCCgctggagaaaagagaaggcTGGGACCATCCTGTGTGACCAATGCATGTCATCTAATCAGAAGAAGGCCTTAAAGGCTGAGCACACCACTCGTCTGAAGGCAGCCTTTGTTAAAGCACTCCAACAGGAGCAGGAGATTGAACAGCGCATCCTGCAGCAGgcagcctcttcttcttcctcctctcactctaaaaacacctcatcctcctcttctatGTCCAAGAGTGAGGTGCTGATTTCCCAGCAGTACAAGCAGGTCAGGGCTGCCATGCAGCACAGACCAGTGTCTGCCCACCACTCCACCATTAAGCAG AGTCAGCTGTCACACAGCATCCAGTCTGCGGTGAGGTCTCGTGGTGTGGTCCACTCATTCACCTCCTCTCAGCTGCACAACTCGGTGTCAGCAGCGCTGGGAAGCAGGCCAGGTAAGCATGCTGCAGCACGTCTGCTGCAGCAGGGGGCAAAGGTCAGcgccggcagcagcagcagcagcagtcaccAGGCCAACGTGGCTGCCTGGAGGAAGCAGAACATTGGCAACGCAG GTGTGTCCATGGCCTATGTGAACCCCAGCTTGTCTGCTCATAAGACCACCTCTGCTGTGGAGCGCCAGCGAGAGTACCTGCTGGACATGATTCCCTCCCGTTCTATCTCCCAAGCAGCCAACACATGGAAATAA
- the gatad2ab gene encoding GATA zinc finger domain containing 2Ab isoform X1, with protein MRSAPFSLPQPWHHLSWSLPPLLAWVRAAMSEEAVRLTRSQKRALEKDSATPTGPLGDMDGKRVKLDGEDSAGSPPDLVGSGAEGVKLKSDQAAKVATSILKAGEVKATIKVEVQTRDEPVDMSTSKSDIKKERQPPSPDDVIVLSDNEPSSPLMNGHCFTKTDTDKLMKSSPEERERIIKTLKEELRLQEAKLVLLKKLRQSQIQKESNVQKATGSVATPPPLVRGSITSSKGPLQMIGRSSGTVIPPPLVRGGQHVPSKHNSQIVMPPLVRGAQPIAVTPQQIASLRQHQHQHSGSGPPPLLLAPRASVPNVQVQGQRIIQQGLIRVANVANSNIMVNIPQASPTSLKGSSMSPNSNINDSPASRQAAAKLALRKQLEKTLLEIPPPKPPAPEFNFLPSAANNEFIYLLGLEEVVQKLLEMHGRGNLGPAAAMASSIPKEPYTCAQCKTDFTSRWRKEKAGTILCDQCMSSNQKKALKAEHTTRLKAAFVKALQQEQEIEQRILQQAASSSSSSHSKNTSSSSSMSKSEVLISQQYKQVRAAMQHRPVSAHHSTIKQSQLSHSIQSAVRSRGVVHSFTSSQLHNSVSAALGSRPGKHAAARLLQQGAKVSAGSSSSSSHQANVAAWRKQNIGNAGVSMAYVNPSLSAHKTTSAVERQREYLLDMIPSRSISQAANTWK; from the exons ATGCGCTCTGCACCCTTCTCCCTCCCCCAACCATGGCACCACCTCAGCTGGTCCCTGCCCCCACTCCTAGCCTG GGTGAGAGCAGCCATGTCAGAGGAGGCAGTGCGTCTAACACGCAGCCAGAAGCGGGCTCTGGAGAAGGACAGTGCAACCCCTACTGGGCCCCTCGGGGACATGGACGGCAAAAGAGTGAAGCTGGATGGGGAAGACTCAGCTGGATCTCCCCCGGACCTGGTGGGATCTGGAGCCGAAGGTGTCAAGCTAAAGAGTGATCAGGCTGCAAAGGTAGCAACCAGTATCCTGAAGGCTGGAGAAGTGAAGGCCACCATCAAGGTGGAGGTGCAGACCAGAGACGAGCCCGTCGACATGAGTACATCCAAAAG TGACATAAAGAAAGAGCGGCAGCCACCATCACCAGATGATGTGATTGTGTTATCGGACAACGAGCCATCCAGTCCTCTCATGAACGGACACTGCTTCACAAAGACTGACACAGATAAACTGATG AAGAGTTCTCCAGAAGAGAGGGAGCGCATCATCAAAACGCTGAAGGAAGAACTGAGACTCCAAGAGGCCAAACTAGTGCTGCTTAAGAAACTACGACAGAGCCAGATCCAGAAGGAGAGCAATGTGCAGAAG GCGACTGGCTCAGTAgccactcctcctcctttggTTAGAGGAAGCATCACATCAAGCAAAGGACCCCTCCAG ATGATAGGTCGCAGCTCAGGCACGGTGATCCCTCCTCCATTAGTGAGGGGTGGGCAACATGTCCCGTCCAAACACAACTCTCAGATTGTCATGCCACCTCTGGTCAGAGGAGCCCAG CCTATTGCAGTTACTCCTCAACAGATAGCCAGTCTAcgtcagcatcagcatcagcacagCGGCTCAGGCCCCCCTCCACTCTTGCTGGCACCGAGGGCTTCTGTGCCCAATGTCCAGGTCCAGGGCCAGAGGATCATTCAGCAGGGACTCATACGGGTGGCTAATGTGGCCAACAGTAATATCATGGTCAACATCCCTCAG GCCTCTCCAACCAGCCTCAAGGGCTCTTCGATGTCACCTAACTCGAACATCAATGACTCACCAGCCAGCCGACAGGCGGCTGCCAAGCTCGCTCTGCGTAAACAGTTGGAGAAGACTCTACTGGAGATTCCTCCACCCAAACCTCCTGCCCCAGAGTTCAACTTCCTGCCTTCGGCAGCGAATAATGAGTTCATCTACTTATTGGGGTTAGAAGAGGTGGTGCAAAAACTTCTGGAGATGCACGGCAGGG GCAATCTGGGCCCTGCTGCTGCTATGGCCAGCTCCATTCCCAAAGAGCCATACACCTGTGCCCAGTGTAAGACAGACTTTACCTCCCgctggagaaaagagaaggcTGGGACCATCCTGTGTGACCAATGCATGTCATCTAATCAGAAGAAGGCCTTAAAGGCTGAGCACACCACTCGTCTGAAGGCAGCCTTTGTTAAAGCACTCCAACAGGAGCAGGAGATTGAACAGCGCATCCTGCAGCAGgcagcctcttcttcttcctcctctcactctaaaaacacctcatcctcctcttctatGTCCAAGAGTGAGGTGCTGATTTCCCAGCAGTACAAGCAGGTCAGGGCTGCCATGCAGCACAGACCAGTGTCTGCCCACCACTCCACCATTAAGCAG AGTCAGCTGTCACACAGCATCCAGTCTGCGGTGAGGTCTCGTGGTGTGGTCCACTCATTCACCTCCTCTCAGCTGCACAACTCGGTGTCAGCAGCGCTGGGAAGCAGGCCAGGTAAGCATGCTGCAGCACGTCTGCTGCAGCAGGGGGCAAAGGTCAGcgccggcagcagcagcagcagcagtcaccAGGCCAACGTGGCTGCCTGGAGGAAGCAGAACATTGGCAACGCAG GTGTGTCCATGGCCTATGTGAACCCCAGCTTGTCTGCTCATAAGACCACCTCTGCTGTGGAGCGCCAGCGAGAGTACCTGCTGGACATGATTCCCTCCCGTTCTATCTCCCAAGCAGCCAACACATGGAAATAA
- the gatad2ab gene encoding GATA zinc finger domain containing 2Ab isoform X2, whose amino-acid sequence MLALQCEMVRAAMSEEAVRLTRSQKRALEKDSATPTGPLGDMDGKRVKLDGEDSAGSPPDLVGSGAEGVKLKSDQAAKVATSILKAGEVKATIKVEVQTRDEPVDMSTSKSDIKKERQPPSPDDVIVLSDNEPSSPLMNGHCFTKTDTDKLMKSSPEERERIIKTLKEELRLQEAKLVLLKKLRQSQIQKESNVQKATGSVATPPPLVRGSITSSKGPLQMIGRSSGTVIPPPLVRGGQHVPSKHNSQIVMPPLVRGAQPIAVTPQQIASLRQHQHQHSGSGPPPLLLAPRASVPNVQVQGQRIIQQGLIRVANVANSNIMVNIPQASPTSLKGSSMSPNSNINDSPASRQAAAKLALRKQLEKTLLEIPPPKPPAPEFNFLPSAANNEFIYLLGLEEVVQKLLEMHGRGNLGPAAAMASSIPKEPYTCAQCKTDFTSRWRKEKAGTILCDQCMSSNQKKALKAEHTTRLKAAFVKALQQEQEIEQRILQQAASSSSSSHSKNTSSSSSMSKSEVLISQQYKQVRAAMQHRPVSAHHSTIKQSQLSHSIQSAVRSRGVVHSFTSSQLHNSVSAALGSRPGKHAAARLLQQGAKVSAGSSSSSSHQANVAAWRKQNIGNAGVSMAYVNPSLSAHKTTSAVERQREYLLDMIPSRSISQAANTWK is encoded by the exons GGTGAGAGCAGCCATGTCAGAGGAGGCAGTGCGTCTAACACGCAGCCAGAAGCGGGCTCTGGAGAAGGACAGTGCAACCCCTACTGGGCCCCTCGGGGACATGGACGGCAAAAGAGTGAAGCTGGATGGGGAAGACTCAGCTGGATCTCCCCCGGACCTGGTGGGATCTGGAGCCGAAGGTGTCAAGCTAAAGAGTGATCAGGCTGCAAAGGTAGCAACCAGTATCCTGAAGGCTGGAGAAGTGAAGGCCACCATCAAGGTGGAGGTGCAGACCAGAGACGAGCCCGTCGACATGAGTACATCCAAAAG TGACATAAAGAAAGAGCGGCAGCCACCATCACCAGATGATGTGATTGTGTTATCGGACAACGAGCCATCCAGTCCTCTCATGAACGGACACTGCTTCACAAAGACTGACACAGATAAACTGATG AAGAGTTCTCCAGAAGAGAGGGAGCGCATCATCAAAACGCTGAAGGAAGAACTGAGACTCCAAGAGGCCAAACTAGTGCTGCTTAAGAAACTACGACAGAGCCAGATCCAGAAGGAGAGCAATGTGCAGAAG GCGACTGGCTCAGTAgccactcctcctcctttggTTAGAGGAAGCATCACATCAAGCAAAGGACCCCTCCAG ATGATAGGTCGCAGCTCAGGCACGGTGATCCCTCCTCCATTAGTGAGGGGTGGGCAACATGTCCCGTCCAAACACAACTCTCAGATTGTCATGCCACCTCTGGTCAGAGGAGCCCAG CCTATTGCAGTTACTCCTCAACAGATAGCCAGTCTAcgtcagcatcagcatcagcacagCGGCTCAGGCCCCCCTCCACTCTTGCTGGCACCGAGGGCTTCTGTGCCCAATGTCCAGGTCCAGGGCCAGAGGATCATTCAGCAGGGACTCATACGGGTGGCTAATGTGGCCAACAGTAATATCATGGTCAACATCCCTCAG GCCTCTCCAACCAGCCTCAAGGGCTCTTCGATGTCACCTAACTCGAACATCAATGACTCACCAGCCAGCCGACAGGCGGCTGCCAAGCTCGCTCTGCGTAAACAGTTGGAGAAGACTCTACTGGAGATTCCTCCACCCAAACCTCCTGCCCCAGAGTTCAACTTCCTGCCTTCGGCAGCGAATAATGAGTTCATCTACTTATTGGGGTTAGAAGAGGTGGTGCAAAAACTTCTGGAGATGCACGGCAGGG GCAATCTGGGCCCTGCTGCTGCTATGGCCAGCTCCATTCCCAAAGAGCCATACACCTGTGCCCAGTGTAAGACAGACTTTACCTCCCgctggagaaaagagaaggcTGGGACCATCCTGTGTGACCAATGCATGTCATCTAATCAGAAGAAGGCCTTAAAGGCTGAGCACACCACTCGTCTGAAGGCAGCCTTTGTTAAAGCACTCCAACAGGAGCAGGAGATTGAACAGCGCATCCTGCAGCAGgcagcctcttcttcttcctcctctcactctaaaaacacctcatcctcctcttctatGTCCAAGAGTGAGGTGCTGATTTCCCAGCAGTACAAGCAGGTCAGGGCTGCCATGCAGCACAGACCAGTGTCTGCCCACCACTCCACCATTAAGCAG AGTCAGCTGTCACACAGCATCCAGTCTGCGGTGAGGTCTCGTGGTGTGGTCCACTCATTCACCTCCTCTCAGCTGCACAACTCGGTGTCAGCAGCGCTGGGAAGCAGGCCAGGTAAGCATGCTGCAGCACGTCTGCTGCAGCAGGGGGCAAAGGTCAGcgccggcagcagcagcagcagcagtcaccAGGCCAACGTGGCTGCCTGGAGGAAGCAGAACATTGGCAACGCAG GTGTGTCCATGGCCTATGTGAACCCCAGCTTGTCTGCTCATAAGACCACCTCTGCTGTGGAGCGCCAGCGAGAGTACCTGCTGGACATGATTCCCTCCCGTTCTATCTCCCAAGCAGCCAACACATGGAAATAA